In one window of Thalassococcus arenae DNA:
- the murI gene encoding glutamate racemase gives MAVGVFDSGLGGLTVLDAVTRKLPDVPFVYFADSKHAPYGVRDADDIFALTCAAVERLWAEGCDLVILACNTASAAALRRMQETWVPRDKRVLGVFVPLIEALTERRWGDNSPPREVAVKHVALFATPATVRSRAFQRELAFRAIGVDVEAQACGGIVDAIEDGDMILAEALVRSHVDALKRKMPEPEAAILGCTHYPLMQEAFQEALGPDVAVYSQANLVADALADYLQRHPAMLGTGTQSGFLTTGDPKRVSDRATQFLRRQITFSAA, from the coding sequence ATGGCGGTAGGCGTGTTCGATTCCGGTCTGGGCGGGCTGACGGTGCTGGACGCCGTGACCAGAAAACTGCCCGACGTGCCCTTTGTCTATTTCGCCGACAGCAAACACGCGCCCTATGGCGTGCGCGATGCCGATGACATCTTTGCGCTGACCTGCGCCGCGGTCGAACGGCTTTGGGCCGAAGGCTGCGATCTTGTGATCCTGGCCTGCAATACCGCCAGCGCGGCGGCCCTGCGGCGAATGCAGGAAACCTGGGTGCCGCGCGACAAGCGGGTGCTGGGCGTCTTCGTGCCGCTGATCGAGGCGCTGACCGAACGCCGGTGGGGCGACAATTCTCCGCCGCGCGAAGTGGCGGTCAAGCATGTGGCGCTGTTCGCCACGCCTGCCACCGTGCGTTCGCGCGCATTCCAGCGCGAACTGGCTTTTCGCGCGATCGGCGTCGATGTCGAGGCGCAGGCCTGCGGCGGCATCGTCGACGCGATCGAAGATGGCGACATGATCCTGGCCGAAGCGCTGGTGCGGTCCCATGTCGATGCGCTCAAGCGCAAGATGCCCGAACCCGAGGCCGCGATCCTGGGCTGCACGCATTACCCGCTGATGCAGGAGGCCTTTCAGGAAGCGTTGGGGCCGGATGTGGCGGTCTACAGCCAGGCGAACCTGGTGGCCGATGCGCTGGCCGATTACCTGCAACGCCATCCGGCCATGCTGGGCACGGGCACGCAATCCGGTTTTCTGACCACGGGCGATCCCAAGCGCGTGTCCGACCGTGCGACGCAGTTCCTGCGACGACAGATCACCTTTTCTGCTGCCTGA
- a CDS encoding lysophospholipid acyltransferase family protein translates to MPNRRHAARDISYAYSATTRGGRAMIRLMENATGRLGLIRRADGYEVEVAQGRDFWQVMVERYGLGLEVIGGSLDNLPKDGPLIVIANHPYGILDGMMMGHILSVVRGDFRILANHVFRKAEELNRIILPVNFDGSKEAMQENIETRKEALAYLAAGGCIGVFPGGTVATSARPFSKPMDPGWRTFTAKMIVKSQATVVPIYFDGHTSRLFQLASHLHTTLRMGLLIKEFRKRVDTPVRVAIGQPIPQEEIATRAKDARSMMDFLRKATYELSPIPVKSDDYGFEFEEKHLREDARQKRIY, encoded by the coding sequence ATGCCGAACCGGCGTCATGCGGCGCGTGACATTTCCTATGCCTATTCCGCCACCACGCGGGGCGGACGGGCGATGATCCGGTTGATGGAGAACGCGACCGGGCGCCTGGGCCTGATCAGGCGCGCCGATGGTTACGAGGTCGAAGTCGCGCAGGGCCGGGATTTCTGGCAGGTCATGGTCGAACGCTACGGGCTGGGGCTCGAGGTGATCGGCGGCAGCCTCGACAACCTGCCCAAGGACGGCCCGCTGATCGTCATCGCCAACCATCCCTACGGCATCCTGGACGGGATGATGATGGGCCACATCCTGTCGGTGGTGCGCGGCGATTTCCGGATCCTCGCGAACCACGTCTTCCGCAAGGCCGAGGAACTGAACCGGATCATCCTGCCGGTCAATTTCGACGGGTCCAAGGAAGCGATGCAGGAAAACATCGAGACCCGAAAGGAAGCGCTGGCCTATCTTGCTGCGGGCGGCTGCATCGGCGTCTTTCCCGGCGGCACGGTGGCCACCTCGGCGCGGCCGTTTTCCAAGCCGATGGATCCGGGCTGGCGGACCTTCACCGCCAAGATGATCGTGAAATCGCAGGCCACCGTGGTGCCGATCTATTTCGACGGCCATACCTCGCGCTTGTTCCAGCTGGCCAGCCACCTGCACACGACGTTGCGGATGGGCCTGCTGATCAAGGAATTCCGCAAACGCGTCGATACGCCCGTGCGCGTCGCCATCGGCCAGCCCATCCCGCAGGAAGAAATCGCCACACGGGCCAAGGACGCGCGGTCGATGATGGATTTCCTGCGCAAAGCGACGTATGAGCTGTCTCCGATACCGGTGAAATCGGACGATTACGGGTTCGAGTTCGAAGAAAAACACCTGCGCGAGGACGCGCGGCAAAAGCGGATCTACTGA
- a CDS encoding indolepyruvate ferredoxin oxidoreductase family protein, which produces MSKHQISLNDRFDLTKDQVLLNGTQALVRLMLTQKARDTAAGLNTAGYVTGYRGSPLGAVDLQMTRAAKFLKEADILFKEGLNEDLAATALWGSQQAELRGEGKFDGVFGLWYGKGPGVDRTGDVFRHANMAGTSKHGGVLVAMGDDHTGESSTVLHQSEWALIDAYFPIVSPAGVQEILDYGIYGYALSRFSGLWVGLKTMKDTVEATAVVDGRVDRMALTVPDFDMPEGGLNIRLIDTPHAQEARMIDYKRFAAEAFSHANKMDKRVWGKPGAKIGFVAAGKNWLDLVHALSLLGIDAPEAERLGITTYKVGQTFPLDMRGFHDWAEGLDLIVVVEEKRKLIEVQIKEALFDDNRYRVWGWYKGGAGGLHREELFPTRGALDPIWIARKLGEILVEEGRGTDRVKAGLHALDEATKADNAEEIAARIPYFCSGCPHNSSTKVPEGSRAYAGIGCHYMVQWMDRDTLGFTHMGGEGANWIGEAPFSRRGHVFQNLGDGTYNHSGIQAIRAALAAGTTITYKILFNDAVAMTGGQKNEGGLSPQRIVAELKAMGVRDVFVVYDEKEDVDFKSMPQGIEIHERSELKTVQERCTRIEGVSAIVYIQTCAAEKRRRRKRGQFPDPDKRVFINTDVCEGCGDCGVQSNCVSIVPVETELGRKRAIDQSSCNKDFSCLKGFCPSFVTLKGTSVRKAQTASLDLPHLPLPALPGIQGTHNIVVTGVGGTGVVTIGAVLAQAAQIDGKGAAMMEMAGLAQKGGAVHIHLRLANKPEDISAVRVATGEADALIGGDLVVSAGAKTLGLTKTGRTGAVVNSHEIITGDFTRNTEFSLPTDRLQVALQARLRDRLDLFDASELARATMGDSIFSNMMILGGAWQRGLIPLSHDSILTAINLNGAAVDKNQRAFEIGRWAVLHPDEAAALIAPNVVQLPKSLEDRIAFRADHLVQFQSRRLAKRYRRMVDGIGDPRLKEAVAKGYHKLLAYKDEYEVARLLLQTREKAAEQFDGDFEMTFHLAPPSSSKIGPDGRPVKKEYGASMLKWFRLLTRLKILRGTPFDPFGRHPERKMERALIRQYEADMREWLPKADDQRMDALVALAELPLQIRGFGPVKTANEAKAAKRREELLSVLRNPGAATRQAAE; this is translated from the coding sequence ATGAGCAAGCACCAAATATCGCTGAACGACCGTTTCGACCTGACCAAGGATCAGGTTCTGCTGAACGGCACGCAGGCGCTGGTCCGTCTGATGCTGACGCAAAAGGCGCGCGACACCGCCGCGGGGCTGAACACCGCGGGTTACGTAACCGGCTATCGCGGCTCGCCCCTGGGGGCGGTGGACTTGCAGATGACGCGCGCCGCCAAGTTCCTGAAAGAAGCCGATATCCTGTTCAAGGAAGGTCTGAACGAAGACCTGGCAGCGACCGCGCTGTGGGGCAGCCAGCAGGCGGAACTGCGGGGTGAGGGAAAATTCGACGGGGTGTTCGGGCTTTGGTACGGCAAGGGGCCGGGCGTCGATCGCACCGGCGACGTGTTCCGCCACGCCAACATGGCCGGCACGTCGAAACATGGCGGCGTTCTGGTGGCGATGGGCGACGATCACACCGGTGAATCCTCGACCGTGCTGCATCAATCCGAATGGGCGCTGATCGATGCGTATTTCCCCATCGTGTCTCCGGCCGGCGTGCAGGAAATCCTGGATTACGGCATCTATGGCTATGCCTTGTCGCGATTCTCGGGGCTCTGGGTTGGCCTGAAAACCATGAAGGACACGGTCGAGGCGACGGCCGTCGTCGATGGCCGGGTCGACCGGATGGCGTTGACGGTGCCGGATTTCGACATGCCCGAGGGCGGGCTGAACATCCGTCTGATCGACACCCCGCACGCGCAAGAGGCGCGGATGATCGACTACAAGCGCTTCGCGGCCGAGGCGTTCTCGCATGCCAACAAGATGGACAAGCGGGTCTGGGGCAAACCCGGCGCCAAGATCGGCTTTGTCGCGGCGGGCAAGAACTGGCTGGACCTGGTCCATGCGCTCAGCCTGCTGGGCATCGACGCGCCCGAGGCCGAGCGTCTGGGCATCACCACCTACAAGGTCGGCCAGACATTCCCGCTGGACATGCGGGGCTTCCACGACTGGGCCGAAGGGCTGGACCTGATCGTGGTGGTCGAGGAAAAGCGCAAGCTGATCGAGGTGCAGATCAAGGAGGCGCTGTTCGACGACAACCGCTATCGCGTCTGGGGCTGGTACAAGGGCGGCGCAGGCGGGCTGCACCGCGAGGAACTGTTCCCCACCCGCGGCGCGCTGGACCCGATCTGGATCGCCCGCAAGCTGGGCGAAATCCTGGTTGAGGAAGGCCGCGGTACCGACCGCGTCAAGGCCGGGTTGCACGCGCTGGACGAGGCCACCAAGGCGGACAATGCCGAAGAGATCGCCGCACGCATTCCCTATTTCTGCTCGGGCTGTCCGCATAACAGCTCGACCAAGGTGCCCGAAGGCAGCCGCGCCTATGCCGGCATCGGCTGCCACTACATGGTGCAGTGGATGGACCGCGATACGCTCGGCTTCACCCATATGGGTGGCGAGGGCGCGAACTGGATCGGCGAGGCACCGTTTTCCAGGCGCGGCCACGTGTTCCAGAACCTGGGCGACGGCACCTACAACCATTCCGGCATCCAGGCGATCCGCGCGGCATTGGCCGCGGGCACCACGATCACCTACAAGATCCTGTTCAACGACGCCGTCGCGATGACCGGCGGGCAAAAGAACGAAGGCGGGCTGAGCCCGCAGCGCATCGTCGCCGAATTGAAGGCGATGGGCGTGCGCGATGTCTTCGTCGTCTATGACGAAAAGGAAGATGTCGACTTCAAATCCATGCCGCAAGGCATTGAAATCCATGAGCGATCAGAGCTGAAGACGGTGCAGGAGCGCTGCACCAGGATCGAAGGTGTCAGCGCCATCGTCTATATCCAGACCTGCGCGGCCGAGAAACGCCGCCGGCGCAAGCGCGGCCAGTTTCCCGATCCCGACAAGCGGGTCTTCATCAACACCGATGTCTGCGAGGGTTGCGGCGATTGCGGCGTGCAGTCGAACTGCGTGTCGATCGTGCCGGTGGAAACCGAACTGGGCCGCAAGCGCGCCATCGATCAGTCGTCCTGCAACAAGGATTTCAGCTGCCTCAAGGGCTTTTGCCCCAGCTTCGTGACGCTCAAGGGCACGAGCGTCCGCAAGGCGCAGACCGCATCGCTGGACCTGCCGCACCTGCCGTTGCCCGCGCTGCCCGGAATCCAGGGCACCCACAACATCGTCGTCACCGGGGTCGGGGGCACGGGTGTCGTGACCATCGGCGCGGTGCTGGCTCAGGCTGCACAGATCGACGGCAAGGGCGCGGCCATGATGGAAATGGCGGGCCTGGCGCAAAAGGGCGGCGCGGTTCACATCCATCTTCGCCTGGCCAACAAGCCCGAAGATATCAGCGCGGTGCGCGTCGCCACCGGCGAAGCCGACGCGCTGATCGGCGGCGACCTGGTGGTCAGCGCCGGGGCCAAGACGCTGGGCCTGACCAAGACGGGGCGGACCGGCGCGGTGGTCAACAGCCACGAGATCATCACCGGCGATTTCACCCGCAATACCGAGTTTTCGCTGCCCACCGACCGATTGCAGGTGGCGTTGCAGGCGCGGTTGCGCGACCGGCTTGATCTGTTCGACGCGTCGGAACTGGCGCGCGCCACGATGGGCGATTCGATCTTTTCCAACATGATGATCCTGGGCGGGGCCTGGCAGCGCGGCCTGATACCCCTGAGCCATGACTCGATCCTGACGGCGATCAACCTGAACGGCGCGGCGGTCGACAAGAACCAGCGCGCCTTCGAGATCGGCCGCTGGGCGGTGCTGCATCCAGACGAGGCCGCCGCACTGATCGCACCCAACGTGGTCCAGTTGCCCAAGTCGCTCGAGGACAGGATCGCCTTCCGCGCCGATCACCTCGTGCAGTTCCAGTCCAGGCGGCTGGCCAAGCGCTATCGCCGGATGGTCGACGGCATCGGCGACCCCCGGCTCAAGGAGGCGGTCGCCAAGGGCTATCACAAGCTGTTGGCCTACAAGGACGAATACGAGGTGGCGCGGCTGCTGCTGCAGACCCGTGAAAAGGCCGCCGAGCAGTTCGATGGCGATTTCGAGATGACGTTCCACCTTGCCCCGCCGTCCAGCAGCAAGATCGGGCCCGACGGTCGGCCGGTGAAAAAGGAATACGGCGCATCCATGCTGAAATGGTTCCGCCTGCTGACCCGGTTGAAAATCCTGCGCGGCACGCCGTTCGATCCGTTCGGCCGGCACCCCGAACGCAAGATGGAACGCGCCCTGATCCGGCAATACGAGGCCGACATGCGGGAATGGTTGCCCAAGGCCGACGATCAGCGGATGGATGCGCTGGTGGCGCTGGCCGAACTGCCGTTGCAGATCCGCGGCTTTGGCCCGGTCAAGACCGCGAACGAGGCCAAGGCCGCCAAGCGGCGCGAGGAATTGCTGTCGGTTCTGCGCAACCCCGGAGCGGCGACGCGGCAAGCGGCCGAGTGA
- a CDS encoding LysR family transcriptional regulator → MDWDKLRIFHAVADAGSLTHAGDALHLSQSAVSRQIRALEESLNTTLFHRHARGLILTEQGELLFDATRSMSKRIDAATARIRDSEEEVFGELRVTTTFGFGALWLAPRLTKLYEKYPDLNIDLMLEERVLDLPMREADVAIRMKEPSQADLIRKRLMSIRMRLYASPEYLSAFGEPKTIEDMSKHRLICQNTRAAQVSAGLNLVQQLLTFDIRSTLTVNNYFGVLQAVISNLGIGVLPDYIIEDFPNVVRVLPDVESVEVPVFLAYPEELRQSKRIAAFRDFVQEEIIAHRRSLKAMGAD, encoded by the coding sequence ATGGATTGGGACAAGCTCAGAATATTTCACGCGGTCGCGGACGCGGGCAGCCTGACCCATGCCGGCGATGCCTTGCACCTGTCGCAATCGGCCGTGTCCAGGCAGATTCGCGCGCTTGAGGAATCGCTGAACACCACCCTGTTCCACCGCCATGCGCGCGGACTGATTCTGACCGAACAGGGGGAATTGCTGTTCGACGCCACCCGATCGATGTCCAAGCGCATCGATGCCGCGACCGCGCGCATCCGCGACAGCGAAGAAGAGGTGTTCGGCGAATTGCGCGTCACCACCACCTTCGGCTTCGGCGCGCTGTGGCTGGCGCCGCGCCTGACCAAGCTTTACGAGAAATATCCCGACCTGAACATCGACCTGATGCTCGAGGAACGCGTGCTGGACCTGCCCATGCGCGAGGCCGACGTGGCGATCCGCATGAAGGAACCCAGCCAGGCCGACCTCATTCGCAAGCGGCTGATGTCGATCCGGATGCGGCTTTATGCGTCGCCGGAATACCTGTCGGCATTCGGCGAACCGAAAACCATCGAGGACATGTCCAAACACCGCCTGATCTGCCAGAACACCCGGGCGGCTCAGGTTTCGGCCGGTCTGAACCTGGTGCAGCAGCTTTTGACCTTCGACATCCGTTCGACGCTGACGGTGAACAATTATTTCGGCGTGCTGCAGGCGGTCATCAGCAATCTCGGCATCGGCGTTCTGCCCGATTACATCATCGAAGACTTTCCGAACGTCGTGCGGGTGCTGCCGGACGTGGAATCCGTCGAGGTTCCGGTCTTTCTGGCCTACCCCGAAGAACTGCGGCAATCCAAGCGCATCGCGGCCTTCCGCGATTTCGTGCAAGAGGAAATCATCGCTCACCGGCGCTCGCTCAAGGCCATGGGCGCTGATTGA
- a CDS encoding YbaN family protein, whose amino-acid sequence MTKRAASILARPVWVALGALSLALGLLGVMLPVLPTTPLVLLAAFCFGKGSPRLRLWLDTHPAFGEPIRQWEESGAIAPAHKRLAVTMMGATWLVSLAVALPWPVLAIQAVCLSGAGWYVWTRPDAP is encoded by the coding sequence ATGACGAAACGCGCCGCATCCATTCTGGCCCGCCCTGTCTGGGTGGCCTTAGGGGCTCTCAGCCTTGCGCTCGGGCTGCTGGGGGTCATGCTGCCTGTCCTGCCGACGACGCCGCTTGTGCTTCTGGCGGCCTTTTGTTTCGGCAAGGGCTCGCCACGGCTGCGGCTCTGGCTCGACACCCATCCGGCGTTCGGGGAACCGATCCGGCAATGGGAAGAAAGCGGCGCCATCGCGCCAGCGCACAAGCGGCTTGCCGTGACCATGATGGGGGCCACCTGGCTCGTCAGCCTCGCGGTCGCGTTGCCCTGGCCGGTCCTGGCGATCCAGGCGGTTTGCCTGTCCGGCGCCGGCTGGTATGTCTGGACCAGACCCGACGCCCCGTGA
- a CDS encoding DUF6151 family protein, whose amino-acid sequence MPRALSCSCGAMRWHVDDRAGGTHVACYCADCQTFANHLGKPDYLTNGGTEIFQTLPANIAIDAGMEHLALLRLSPNGLLRWYAGCCGTPLATTLPRASLPFVGVILPPGAPGFGPVTAHLNTAAAHSPQRQSGAMGAVFAILGRTLAAYLTGRRGSLFFDDGHPVRDPLVLTLDERNAARPR is encoded by the coding sequence ATGCCCAGAGCCTTGTCCTGTTCCTGCGGCGCGATGCGCTGGCATGTCGATGACCGCGCCGGCGGCACGCATGTCGCCTGCTACTGCGCCGATTGCCAGACCTTCGCCAACCATCTGGGCAAGCCCGACTACCTGACCAATGGCGGCACCGAGATCTTTCAGACCCTGCCCGCCAATATCGCCATCGATGCCGGGATGGAACATCTGGCCCTGCTGCGATTGTCCCCCAATGGCCTGTTGCGCTGGTATGCGGGCTGTTGCGGAACGCCCCTCGCCACCACCCTGCCGCGCGCCTCGCTGCCCTTCGTCGGCGTCATCCTGCCCCCCGGTGCGCCGGGCTTCGGACCGGTCACGGCGCATCTCAACACCGCCGCCGCACATTCGCCGCAACGGCAAAGCGGTGCGATGGGCGCGGTATTCGCGATCCTGGGCCGCACGCTGGCCGCGTATCTGACCGGGCGGCGCGGTTCGCTGTTCTTCGACGACGGCCACCCGGTGCGCGACCCGCTGGTCCTGACGCTGGACGAACGCAACGCCGCGCGTCCGCGCTAA
- the purL gene encoding phosphoribosylformylglycinamidine synthase subunit PurL: MQDPAITEELIEAHGIKPDEYARILQILNREPTFTELGIFSAMWNEHCSYKSSKIHLRTLPTTGPQVICGPGENAGVVDIGDGQAVVFKMESHNHPSYIEPYQGAATGVGGILRDVFTMGARPIAAMNALSFGEKDHPKTRQLVHGVVEGVGGYGNCFGVPTVGGEVRFHPAYNGNCLVNAFAAGLADADKIFYSAASGVGRPVVYLGAKTGRDGVGGATMASAEFDETIEEKRPTVQVGDPFTEKRLMEACLELMQTGAVISIQDMGAAGLTCSAVEMGDKGGLGVRLDLENVPQREAQMTAYEMMLSESQERMLMVLDPAKEAEARAVFEKWDLDFAIVGETIPEDRFLIVHNGEVKADLPLSKLSSSAPEYDRPWEPTPPAEPLADVPQIDPADALKALVSSPNYCSREWVYEQYDSQVMADTVRIPGFGAGVIRVHGTDKKLAFTSDVTPRYVRANPVEGGKQAVAEAFRNLCAVGARPLATTDNLNFGNPEKPAIMGQFVGAIRGIGEACAALDMPIVSGNVSLYNETDGQAILPTPTIGAVGLIAADEEPILGYARDGHVALVVGETTGHLGQSALLYEVFNREDGDAPAVDLMAERRNGEFIRANRDLIKCCTDLSDGGLALAAFEMAEASGVGVHLDSDDTAALFGEDQGRYLIACNFDSAEALMVAAGQAGVPIQSVGRFHGDTVRFGNSEAPLAELSALYRGTFGGLFG, translated from the coding sequence ATGCAGGACCCGGCGATCACCGAAGAGCTTATCGAAGCGCATGGGATCAAGCCCGACGAATATGCCCGTATCCTGCAGATCCTGAACCGCGAACCCACCTTCACCGAATTGGGCATCTTCTCGGCCATGTGGAACGAACATTGTTCCTACAAGTCGTCCAAGATCCATCTGCGCACCCTGCCCACCACCGGCCCGCAGGTGATCTGCGGCCCCGGCGAGAACGCCGGCGTCGTTGATATCGGCGACGGCCAGGCGGTGGTCTTCAAGATGGAAAGCCACAACCACCCGTCGTATATCGAACCCTACCAGGGCGCCGCGACCGGTGTCGGCGGCATCCTGCGCGACGTCTTCACCATGGGCGCGCGGCCCATTGCGGCGATGAACGCGCTGTCCTTCGGCGAAAAGGATCACCCCAAGACCCGGCAACTGGTGCATGGCGTGGTCGAGGGCGTGGGCGGATACGGCAATTGCTTTGGCGTGCCGACCGTTGGGGGCGAAGTGCGCTTTCACCCCGCCTATAACGGCAATTGCCTGGTCAATGCCTTTGCCGCCGGTCTGGCGGATGCCGACAAGATCTTCTACTCGGCCGCGTCGGGCGTCGGCCGCCCGGTGGTCTATCTGGGCGCCAAGACGGGGCGCGACGGCGTCGGCGGCGCGACGATGGCCAGCGCCGAGTTCGACGAAACCATCGAGGAAAAGCGCCCCACCGTACAGGTCGGCGACCCGTTCACCGAAAAGCGCCTGATGGAAGCCTGTCTCGAACTGATGCAGACCGGCGCGGTGATCTCGATCCAGGACATGGGCGCGGCGGGCCTGACCTGTTCGGCGGTCGAGATGGGCGACAAGGGCGGTTTGGGCGTGCGCCTCGACCTGGAAAACGTGCCGCAGCGCGAGGCGCAGATGACAGCCTATGAAATGATGCTGTCGGAAAGCCAGGAACGCATGCTGATGGTTCTGGACCCCGCCAAGGAGGCCGAGGCCCGCGCGGTGTTCGAGAAATGGGATCTGGATTTCGCCATCGTCGGCGAAACCATCCCCGAAGACCGCTTTCTGATCGTCCATAACGGCGAGGTGAAGGCCGATCTGCCGCTGTCAAAACTCAGCTCATCCGCCCCGGAATACGACCGCCCGTGGGAGCCGACGCCCCCCGCCGAACCGCTGGCCGATGTGCCGCAGATCGATCCGGCCGATGCCCTCAAGGCGCTCGTTTCCAGCCCGAATTACTGTTCGCGCGAATGGGTTTACGAACAATACGACAGCCAGGTCATGGCCGACACAGTGCGCATTCCGGGCTTTGGCGCCGGGGTGATCCGCGTGCACGGCACCGACAAGAAGCTGGCCTTTACCTCGGACGTGACGCCGCGCTACGTGCGCGCCAACCCCGTCGAAGGCGGCAAGCAGGCGGTGGCCGAAGCGTTCCGCAACCTTTGCGCCGTCGGTGCGCGGCCGCTTGCTACGACCGACAACCTGAATTTCGGCAACCCCGAGAAACCCGCGATCATGGGCCAGTTCGTCGGCGCCATCCGCGGCATCGGCGAGGCCTGCGCGGCGCTCGACATGCCCATCGTGTCGGGCAACGTGTCGCTCTACAACGAAACCGACGGCCAGGCGATCCTGCCCACGCCCACCATCGGCGCGGTGGGTCTGATCGCGGCCGACGAAGAGCCGATCCTGGGTTACGCCCGCGACGGTCACGTGGCCCTTGTCGTCGGCGAAACCACGGGCCATCTCGGCCAGTCCGCCCTGCTCTACGAGGTGTTCAACCGCGAAGACGGCGACGCGCCCGCGGTCGACCTGATGGCCGAACGCCGCAACGGCGAATTCATCCGTGCCAATCGCGACCTGATCAAGTGCTGCACGGATCTGTCCGATGGCGGGCTGGCCCTCGCGGCATTCGAGATGGCCGAAGCGTCCGGCGTGGGCGTTCACCTGGACAGCGATGACACCGCGGCGTTGTTCGGCGAAGACCAGGGCCGGTATCTGATCGCCTGCAATTTCGATTCGGCCGAGGCGCTCATGGTGGCGGCCGGCCAGGCCGGCGTGCCGATCCAAAGCGTCGGGCGATTCCACGGCGACACCGTGCGCTTCGGCAATTCCGAAGCGCCGCTGGCCGAGCTGTCGGCGCTTTATCGTGGCACGTTCGGCGGATTGTTCGGCTAG
- a CDS encoding BolA/IbaG family iron-sulfur metabolism protein translates to MPMSAHEIETLIRASFPDAKIVVEGDDGVHMSAMVVDESFRGMNRVQQQRAVYAALKGKMDGSNGELHALALTTRAPD, encoded by the coding sequence ATGCCGATGTCGGCCCATGAAATCGAAACGCTGATCCGCGCCAGCTTTCCCGACGCCAAGATCGTCGTCGAAGGGGATGACGGCGTGCACATGTCGGCCATGGTCGTCGACGAAAGCTTTCGCGGCATGAACCGCGTCCAGCAGCAGCGCGCCGTCTATGCCGCGCTCAAGGGCAAGATGGACGGGTCGAACGGCGAACTGCACGCCCTTGCCCTGACCACACGGGCGCCGGACTGA
- the grxD gene encoding Grx4 family monothiol glutaredoxin, which yields MSAKDQIKDTVAANDVVLFMKGTKEMPQCGFSSRVAGVLNYMGVEFKDVNVLADEALRQGIKDYSDWPTIPQLYVKGEFVGGCDIVTEMTLSGELDALFDQNGVTYDKDAAEKIREANA from the coding sequence ATGTCCGCAAAGGACCAGATCAAGGATACCGTCGCCGCCAATGACGTGGTGTTGTTCATGAAAGGCACCAAGGAAATGCCGCAATGCGGGTTTTCCAGCCGCGTCGCCGGCGTGCTGAACTACATGGGTGTCGAATTCAAGGACGTGAACGTGCTGGCAGACGAGGCGCTGCGCCAGGGGATCAAGGATTATTCCGACTGGCCGACCATCCCGCAGCTTTACGTCAAGGGCGAGTTCGTCGGCGGCTGCGATATCGTCACCGAGATGACGTTGTCCGGGGAACTGGACGCGTTGTTCGACCAGAACGGCGTGACCTACGACAAGGACGCCGCCGAAAAGATCCGCGAAGCCAACGCCTGA